One window of the Peptacetobacter hiranonis genome contains the following:
- the gyrA gene encoding DNA gyrase subunit A, which produces MQDEKNTSRILPIEIASEMKKSYIEYSMSVIVGRALPDVRDGLKPVHRRILYSMNELNLSPDKPYRKSARIVGDVLGKYHPHGDSSVYMAMVKMAQDFSTRVPLVDGHGNFGSVDGDSPAAMRYTEARMSKLSMELLRDIDKETVDFGPNFDESLKEPLVLPARFPNLLVNGSNGIAVGMATSIPPHNLGEVIDATVHLIDRPDADVEELMGYVKGPDFPTGAIIMGTESIKEAYRTGRGKIKVRARAEIEELPKGKQQIVVTEIPYQVNKARLVERIAELVKDKKIEGISDLRDESNRNGMRIVIELKRDVNANIILNNLYKHSQMEETISVIMIALVNGEPKCLNLKEVLHYYIEHQKDVVTRRTKYELNKAEARAHILEGLKIALDNIDAVIETIRSSKTSSEAKEKLVERFGLTEIQAQAILEMRLNRLTGLEREKIDAEYDELMKKIAELKEILASEEVLLGVIKDEIIEIKNKYTDERRTEIQHAEGEIDVIDLIDEEEIAITLTHFGYIKRLPADTYRSQKRGGRGISALTTREEDFVKHLISTTTHSRLLFFTNRGRVFRLNAYEIPEGKRQAKGTAIVNLLQLGPGEKIATLIDVDGKEENKYLLIATKKGMVKKTKISDFKNINKSGLISIGLKEGDEVIGVKLTDGEQDVMLVTRNGMSIRFSEKDVRGMGRTAMGVKGITLGEGDTVVSMSLASEGTDMLVVSENGFGKRTDLEEYRSQIRAGKGIKTYNISEKTGSIVGAEMVAEDDEMMIINSDGVLIRIKVNEISIFGRVTSGVKLMNVDEEVSIVSIAKITTDEEDETEE; this is translated from the coding sequence ATGCAGGACGAAAAAAATACTAGCAGAATACTTCCGATAGAAATAGCTAGTGAGATGAAAAAATCTTACATAGAATACTCAATGAGCGTTATCGTCGGGCGTGCTCTTCCAGATGTAAGAGATGGATTAAAACCAGTTCATAGAAGAATATTATACTCTATGAATGAATTAAATCTTTCTCCAGATAAACCATATAGAAAATCAGCCCGTATTGTCGGGGACGTTCTAGGTAAGTACCATCCACATGGTGATAGTTCAGTATATATGGCAATGGTAAAAATGGCTCAGGACTTCTCAACAAGAGTTCCTCTAGTTGATGGTCATGGGAACTTTGGTTCAGTAGATGGGGACTCACCTGCTGCAATGCGTTATACTGAAGCCAGAATGAGTAAATTATCAATGGAATTACTTAGAGATATAGATAAAGAAACTGTAGACTTTGGGCCAAACTTTGATGAATCTTTAAAAGAACCACTAGTTCTTCCAGCGAGATTCCCTAACCTATTAGTAAATGGATCTAATGGTATAGCAGTTGGTATGGCTACATCTATACCTCCACATAACTTAGGTGAGGTAATAGATGCGACAGTTCATCTAATAGATAGACCAGATGCAGATGTTGAGGAATTAATGGGATATGTTAAAGGACCTGACTTCCCAACTGGTGCAATAATAATGGGAACTGAAAGTATAAAAGAAGCCTACAGAACAGGTAGAGGTAAGATAAAAGTTAGAGCTAGAGCTGAAATAGAAGAACTTCCAAAAGGAAAACAGCAGATAGTTGTAACAGAAATACCATATCAGGTAAACAAAGCTAGATTAGTTGAAAGAATAGCTGAACTTGTAAAAGATAAAAAAATCGAGGGTATATCAGACCTTAGAGATGAAAGTAATAGAAATGGTATGAGAATAGTTATAGAGCTTAAGAGAGATGTAAATGCAAACATCATCTTAAATAATCTATACAAACATTCTCAGATGGAAGAAACTATAAGTGTTATTATGATAGCACTTGTAAATGGAGAGCCAAAATGTTTAAATCTTAAAGAAGTTCTTCACTACTACATAGAACATCAGAAAGATGTTGTAACAAGAAGAACTAAATATGAGCTAAATAAAGCTGAAGCTAGAGCTCATATATTAGAAGGTTTAAAAATAGCACTAGATAATATAGATGCTGTTATAGAAACAATAAGATCTTCAAAAACTTCTTCAGAAGCTAAAGAAAAATTAGTTGAAAGATTCGGCCTAACAGAAATACAGGCTCAGGCTATCCTTGAAATGAGACTTAATAGACTTACAGGATTAGAAAGAGAAAAAATAGACGCTGAATACGACGAACTAATGAAAAAAATAGCTGAATTAAAAGAAATACTTGCAAGTGAAGAAGTATTACTTGGAGTAATCAAAGATGAAATAATAGAAATCAAAAATAAATACACTGATGAAAGAAGAACAGAAATTCAGCATGCAGAAGGTGAAATAGATGTTATAGACCTTATAGATGAAGAAGAAATAGCTATAACTCTTACTCACTTTGGTTATATAAAAAGACTACCTGCTGATACTTACAGAAGTCAGAAGAGAGGTGGAAGAGGAATATCTGCTCTTACAACAAGAGAAGAAGATTTCGTAAAACACCTAATAAGTACTACTACTCATAGTAGATTATTATTCTTCACTAACAGAGGTAGAGTATTTAGATTAAATGCATATGAAATACCAGAAGGAAAGAGACAGGCTAAGGGAACTGCAATAGTTAACCTACTTCAGCTTGGACCTGGAGAAAAAATTGCTACTCTTATAGATGTAGATGGAAAAGAAGAAAATAAATATCTTCTAATAGCTACTAAGAAGGGTATGGTTAAAAAGACTAAGATAAGCGACTTCAAGAATATCAATAAATCTGGATTAATCTCAATAGGTCTTAAAGAAGGCGATGAGGTTATAGGAGTTAAATTAACTGATGGCGAACAGGATGTTATGCTTGTAACTAGAAATGGTATGTCTATCAGATTCTCTGAAAAAGATGTTAGAGGTATGGGAAGAACTGCTATGGGTGTTAAAGGTATTACACTTGGAGAAGGAGATACAGTTGTATCTATGAGCTTAGCTAGTGAAGGTACTGATATGCTTGTAGTAAGTGAAAATGGATTTGGAAAGAGAACAGATCTTGAAGAATACAGAAGTCAGATAAGAGCTGGTAAAGGTATAAAAACTTACAACATATCTGAAAAAACAGGCTCAATCGTAGGCGCTGAAATGGTAGCTGAAGACGATGAAATGATGATAATAAACTCTGATGGAGTATTAATAAGAATCAAAGTAAATGAAATATCTATATTTGGTAGGGTAACTAGTGGAGTTAAACTTATGAATGTAGATGAAGAAGTTAGCATAGTATCTATTGCTAAAATAACTACTGATGAGGAAGATGAAACAGAAGAATAA